In the genome of Streptococcus oralis, one region contains:
- a CDS encoding RNA-binding protein — protein MMTNKAIYQHFSLDDAPFIDKGLEWIKRVEDTYTPVLTAFVNPHQEQILRVLAGTYGLGCVSSGEYIHTEFVRVLLYPDYFSPTLSDFEMALLEIRYPSRFEKLTHAKILGTIINQLGIDRKLFGDILVDEKRAQIFVNRDFIPLFQDGIQKIARLPVSLEECPFTDKIISEINYQEQEILISSFRLDALLSSALKLSRKQASQLIEKKSVQVNYHPIEKLDYLVAVGDLISVRKFGRLKIVKENGQTKRDKIKLTIQLLLSK, from the coding sequence ATGATGACAAATAAAGCGATTTACCAGCACTTTTCTCTTGATGATGCTCCTTTTATTGATAAGGGATTAGAGTGGATCAAGCGGGTGGAAGATACCTATACTCCTGTCCTCACTGCTTTTGTCAATCCGCATCAGGAACAGATACTGAGGGTTTTGGCTGGGACCTATGGACTGGGCTGTGTGAGTAGCGGAGAATATATCCATACGGAATTTGTCCGTGTCCTTCTGTATCCGGACTATTTCAGTCCGACACTGTCAGATTTTGAAATGGCATTGCTAGAGATCCGTTATCCAAGTAGATTTGAAAAACTGACACATGCAAAGATTTTGGGGACAATCATCAATCAACTAGGAATTGATCGTAAGCTCTTTGGTGATATCTTGGTAGATGAAAAGAGAGCACAGATTTTTGTCAATCGTGATTTTATCCCTCTGTTTCAGGACGGGATACAAAAGATTGCCAGACTACCTGTGTCGCTGGAGGAATGTCCTTTCACCGATAAAATCATATCTGAGATCAATTACCAAGAACAAGAGATTTTGATTTCCAGTTTTCGTTTGGATGCCCTCTTATCAAGTGCTTTGAAATTATCCAGAAAGCAGGCTAGTCAACTCATAGAGAAAAAATCTGTTCAGGTAAACTACCACCCCATTGAAAAATTAGATTATCTAGTAGCTGTAGGGGATTTGATTAGTGTGAGAAAGTTTGGTCGTCTGAAGATTGTC
- a CDS encoding YggT family protein has translation MIFLIRLIQNAVNIYSLLLLIYALLSWFPNSYGSSLERLLEKLIRPIVDPLRRLPLQFGGLDLSIWLAILIVRFLGDSLIRFLLIL, from the coding sequence ATGATTTTTCTAATTCGTCTGATCCAAAATGCAGTGAATATCTATTCCCTGCTTTTGTTAATCTATGCACTCCTCTCTTGGTTTCCAAATTCTTATGGTAGTTCACTAGAACGTTTACTGGAAAAGCTGATTAGACCGATTGTTGATCCACTTCGCCGTTTACCTTTACAATTTGGAGGTTTGGATTTATCCATTTGGCTGGCAATCTTAATCGTCCGTTTTTTGGGTGACAGCTTGATTCGTTTCTTGTTGATACTATGA
- a CDS encoding cell division protein SepF: MSLKDRFDKFIDYFTEDGEETTATYQPQDEQMIASSSSASKELPAQFQSTTSKDANITRLHARQQELAMQSHRTDEKVTIDVRYPRKYEDATEIVDLLAGNESILIDFQYMTEVQARRCLDYLDGARHVLAGNLKKVASTMYLLTPVNVVVNIEDIKLPDDSQSAEFGFDIKRSRAK, from the coding sequence ATGTCTTTAAAAGATAGATTTGATAAATTTATAGATTATTTTACAGAAGATGGGGAAGAAACAACTGCGACTTATCAACCTCAGGATGAGCAGATGATTGCTTCATCGAGTTCAGCTTCTAAAGAACTGCCAGCGCAGTTTCAATCAACCACTTCAAAAGATGCAAACATCACTCGCTTACATGCTCGCCAACAAGAATTGGCTATGCAAAGCCATCGTACAGATGAAAAAGTAACGATTGATGTTCGTTATCCTAGAAAATATGAGGATGCAACAGAAATTGTGGATTTATTGGCTGGAAATGAAAGTATCTTGATTGACTTCCAGTACATGACAGAGGTTCAGGCTCGTCGTTGTCTAGACTATCTGGACGGTGCCCGTCATGTTTTGGCAGGTAATCTGAAAAAAGTTGCGAGTACAATGTATTTGTTGACACCAGTCAATGTGGTTGTGAATATTGAAGATATCAAGTTGCCTGATGATTCTCAAAGTGCAGAATTTGGTTTTGATATTAAACGAAGTAGAGCGAAATAA